One segment of Papaver somniferum cultivar HN1 unplaced genomic scaffold, ASM357369v1 unplaced-scaffold_81, whole genome shotgun sequence DNA contains the following:
- the LOC113345558 gene encoding pectinesterase inhibitor 6-like: MASPSRLVLVLVFIFISFSVSKSDESSGDGDEYVKSACSVTRYQDICIRSLESYSNTAKYDSRKWAQAAVAVTLDEAKNVTHYLKKLKQKKSIRKKRLRIDLSECIDCFEETVENIQDSLHELLKLNGKTFDVQMGDIQTWMSSALTYEDTCIDGFENRKGKQVKILHNKILKLSYITSNALALVSKLASAGDEINV, from the coding sequence atggcaagtccatcaagACTTGTTCTAGTGCTAGTCTTCATATTCATTTCATTTTCCGTATCGAAAAGCGATGAATCATCTGGAGATGGAGACGAGTACGTGAAATCAGCATGCAGTGTTACTAGATATCAAGATATCTGTATCCGTTCACTAGAATCTTACTCGAATACAGCGAAATATGATTCTCGGAAATGGGCTCAAGCAGCTGTGGCCGTAACGCTAGACGAAGCTAAAAACGTGACACATTACTTGAAAAAGTTGAAACAAAAGAAGAGTATCAGAAAGAAAAGACTGAGAATAGATCTTTCGGAGTGCATAGATTGTTTTGAAGAGACGGTCGAAAACATTCAGGATTCTCTCCATGAACTCCTGAAGCTGAACGGGAAGACGTTCGACGTGCAAATGGGAGACATCCAGACGTGGATGAGTTCTGCATTAACTTATGAAGATACTTGCATTGATGGGTTTGAAAATAGAAAGGGGAAACAAGTTAAGATACTTCATAATAAGATTTTGAAACTGTCATATATCACTAGTAATGCATTAGCTCTTGTTAGTAAGCTTGCATCCGCTGGTGACGAAATAAATGTTTAA